Proteins encoded in a region of the Limnothrix sp. FACHB-406 genome:
- the ribH gene encoding 6,7-dimethyl-8-ribityllumazine synthase gives MAVFEGSFDRAGSQRFAIVIGRFNDLITSKLLAGCQDCLKRHGVDIDPQGRQVDYVWVPGSFEIPTVARQLALSQRYDAVICLGAVIRGQTPHFDYVCAEVSKGIAAASFQTGVPVVFGIVTTDTMQQALERAGIKSNLGWNYAMSALEMASLMAQVRTVAPAVDAPPIALGSLPPTLSEA, from the coding sequence ATGGCTGTTTTTGAAGGAAGTTTCGATCGCGCTGGATCACAACGATTTGCCATCGTTATTGGCCGCTTTAACGACCTGATCACCAGCAAATTACTGGCCGGTTGCCAAGATTGCCTCAAGCGCCATGGGGTGGATATTGACCCCCAAGGCCGCCAGGTGGACTATGTTTGGGTTCCCGGTAGCTTTGAAATCCCCACCGTTGCCCGCCAATTGGCCCTCAGTCAGCGTTACGATGCCGTGATTTGCCTGGGCGCAGTGATTCGCGGCCAAACGCCGCATTTTGATTACGTTTGCGCAGAAGTTTCTAAGGGAATTGCTGCTGCCAGCTTCCAAACCGGTGTGCCGGTTGTGTTTGGCATTGTCACCACGGACACGATGCAACAGGCTTTGGAGCGGGCAGGCATTAAGAGCAACTTGGGTTGGAACTATGCCATGAGCGCCCTGGAGATGGCGAGTTTGATGGCACAGGTGCGGACAGTGGCTCCGGCGGTTGACGCACCCCCGATCGCCCTAGGATCTTTGCCTCCCACCCTCTCGGAAGCCTAA
- the psbZ gene encoding photosystem II reaction center protein PsbZ, which translates to MTIAFQLVLFALVALSLVLVVGVPVAYALPQSWDRSKPLLYLGSGVWFLLVIAVAVLNFFVA; encoded by the coding sequence ATGACGATCGCCTTTCAACTCGTTCTTTTTGCGCTGGTTGCGTTGTCGTTGGTCTTGGTTGTGGGTGTGCCAGTGGCCTATGCACTGCCCCAAAGCTGGGATCGTTCCAAGCCCCTGCTGTACCTGGGTTCCGGTGTTTGGTTCCTGTTGGTGATTGCGGTAGCCGTTTTGAACTTCTTTGTGGCTTAG
- the purE gene encoding 5-(carboxyamino)imidazole ribonucleotide mutase, translating into MATPASPLIGIIMGSDSDLPTMEAAIAVCEEFGIPTEVAIVSAHRTPDRMVNYAKTAVDRGLKVIIAGAGGAAHLPGMVAALTVLPVIGVPVSTRQLSGVDSLYSIVQMPGGIPVATVAIGNAKNAGLLAVQMLAAHDPELLAKVQAYRDGLRQMVEDKQTQLDRLGYRAYLQQG; encoded by the coding sequence ATGGCCACCCCCGCCTCCCCCCTGATTGGCATCATCATGGGCAGCGATTCCGACCTGCCCACCATGGAAGCCGCGATCGCCGTTTGCGAAGAATTTGGCATTCCCACCGAAGTGGCGATCGTTTCTGCCCACCGCACACCCGATCGGATGGTGAATTATGCCAAAACTGCCGTTGATCGGGGCTTGAAAGTGATTATCGCAGGCGCAGGCGGCGCAGCTCACTTACCCGGCATGGTTGCCGCCCTGACGGTGTTACCGGTGATTGGCGTGCCCGTGAGCACCCGCCAACTCAGTGGCGTAGATTCCCTGTATTCGATCGTGCAAATGCCGGGGGGAATTCCCGTGGCCACCGTCGCGATCGGGAATGCCAAAAACGCCGGCCTGTTGGCGGTGCAAATGTTGGCGGCCCATGACCCAGAGCTGCTGGCCAAGGTGCAAGCCTATCGGGACGGCTTGCGGCAAATGGTGGAAGACAAACAAACCCAGCTCGATCGCCTTGGTTACCGGGCCTACCTGCAACAGGGTTAA
- a CDS encoding WD40 repeat domain-containing protein, whose amino-acid sequence MDQETAQANERALRTLERAIVLSEGQFSLVLVRCSYERLRQSVLDWVADRSGEGQPFDRVTCLVVPPTIKTLYPLVAAISDPCPPRAVMVLGLEMAESLDTVFALANQMRDRFKQLPFPIVLWLTDESLDKLKRVAPDLKSWAATPVRLEMDTQGVIDFLRERASQAFDRAFAASAGYSIYQLPPALAEARHRQELAAARADLAKRGVQLDVDLLASVEFLEGWTAMGRGDYELALKMFGNALDSWQTLAQALRPAAANTNANDNANEPPAAVNTEGAIALPRLPISPIEAQVRSGLLRFYVGFCHARLALGNSNPVELPESQSARAQRWRLAREALQACADCFAALDRPDLTAKFIGSLGEVLQELHDWLGLEQLAQVATALHGAPDHPGNRAELARDCCFLAEVALVQTRWEQACEWAERALNHLSHASAHDPTALGPDLLRAVRLRQSQAWFLLGEANWHLGRSGLAISHLERARATVWNFEQPQLTVRLLSRLREVYFQQTRYLDAFRTKQELRRVEHQCSWLAFIGAGQLQPQPAALVDDGMVLPVAAPEIAASGRQKDVENLIARLARADLKLTVVHGHSGAGKSSLLKAGLVPELHRRALGDRDVLPVTIEVYTDWIAATENALDRAADQKGLDNDRTLTTWDDLAIEANIALPSLDLSVNSQGLRLRALLDRLQQLSQQNFAIILIFDQFEELFFHWPTVVDRQPFFEFLRDCLNVPYVKLIISMREDYLHFLLEWERATDLSIIDDNVLARQVRYYVGDFSPADARATIQSLTERSRLGLEPDLIDALVGELARETGEVNPIELQVVGAQLQADRIVTLAEYQREYGSKEVLVERYLENTIRDCGPEGENIAREVLFLLTAENGTRPLKTRTELAVELGASDGQLELVLNILSGAGLVVMFRESTADFYQLVHDYLVTFIRQQRQADERARYRLTQSQLNAILKKRIQELYAAGAVLGILFLSSSSFAVLLGADEISAQIDASTAVSEALIGSNQPFEALLSGLQAWQQRSQRQWLLWAKPNARLATELKVGASLQQALKHVREVNRIEGRLGHVEIVWDVSFSPDGQFLATASSDRTVRLWQRSGEPLADNQGRPIVLNHEGAVTNVVFSPDGEFLATSTGKRGTAGKLRLWNRAGKLVRELGEHPARINSAAFSPDGQLIATASDDRTVRLWNLQGQVVRQLTTHGGPVQWASFSPDGQLIATASDDRTIKLWNLDGQELATLRGHGNSVMNVTFSPDGQFLASASLDKTIRIWTRSGKPVRMLSGHRDGVLSVAFSPDGRYLASTSEDKTIKYWTFWGNLEQNFAGHTDRVTSVAFSPDGSTLVTSSYDRTVRFWRLQPESITQITAHTDRIYGVDISRDGQTILSASRDQQVKLWDRNTYRPTHFQDPGGGVRVAAFSPDSRWVLVGSNDGRVRLWSRSGQLQRVFADELVLRNNPIESNNISSVAFSPDGKLIAATYRSGRGYLWQPDGKQVAAFKLTSSDDRAKRLNSITFSPDGRILATGGDDALIRLWTLQGEPIRTLAGHSSFVNDVTFSPDGRYIASAGDDSTVRLWSANGSLLQVLGHGDAVNSVRFSPNGQFLAAASWDGSVTLWSLDGKMIKVFREHKSGVGGVRFSPDGKLLVSGGFDQQLVIRDLDLENLLDRSCRWLQDYLRPKGEAAGNLTQLARACRNRFRP is encoded by the coding sequence ATGGATCAAGAAACTGCTCAAGCGAATGAGCGGGCCCTGCGAACTTTAGAGCGGGCAATTGTGTTGTCAGAGGGTCAGTTTTCTCTGGTGTTGGTGCGTTGTAGTTATGAGCGCTTGCGTCAGAGTGTGTTGGATTGGGTGGCCGATCGCTCGGGAGAGGGGCAGCCGTTCGATCGGGTGACTTGCCTGGTGGTTCCGCCCACCATCAAAACGCTCTATCCGTTGGTGGCGGCGATTTCGGATCCCTGTCCGCCCCGGGCGGTGATGGTGCTGGGGCTGGAGATGGCGGAGTCGCTGGATACGGTGTTTGCGCTGGCGAACCAGATGCGCGATCGCTTCAAGCAGTTGCCGTTCCCGATCGTGTTGTGGCTGACGGATGAAAGCCTGGACAAGCTGAAGCGGGTGGCTCCGGATCTCAAGAGCTGGGCCGCCACGCCGGTTCGGCTGGAGATGGACACGCAGGGGGTGATTGACTTTTTGCGGGAGCGGGCCAGTCAGGCGTTCGATCGGGCCTTTGCGGCTTCGGCGGGCTATTCAATCTATCAACTGCCGCCGGCCTTGGCGGAGGCCCGCCACCGGCAGGAGCTGGCGGCGGCGCGGGCGGACTTGGCCAAACGGGGTGTGCAGTTGGATGTGGATTTGCTGGCGAGTGTGGAGTTCCTGGAAGGGTGGACGGCCATGGGCCGGGGGGACTATGAGCTAGCGCTGAAGATGTTTGGCAATGCGTTGGACAGTTGGCAAACCTTGGCCCAAGCCTTGCGCCCAGCGGCCGCCAATACCAACGCCAACGACAACGCCAATGAGCCACCGGCCGCTGTGAACACAGAGGGGGCGATCGCCCTGCCCCGGTTGCCCATTTCCCCGATCGAAGCCCAAGTGCGTTCAGGCCTGTTGCGGTTTTATGTGGGGTTTTGCCATGCACGCTTAGCCCTGGGCAACAGCAATCCCGTGGAATTGCCGGAAAGCCAGTCGGCCCGGGCCCAGCGCTGGCGACTGGCTCGGGAAGCGCTCCAGGCCTGTGCGGATTGTTTCGCAGCGCTCGATCGCCCCGATCTCACGGCCAAGTTCATTGGGTCATTGGGGGAAGTGCTCCAAGAACTCCACGACTGGTTGGGGCTGGAGCAATTGGCCCAGGTGGCAACGGCGCTCCATGGCGCACCGGATCATCCGGGGAACCGGGCTGAGTTGGCTCGGGACTGTTGCTTTTTGGCGGAAGTGGCCCTGGTGCAAACCCGTTGGGAACAGGCCTGCGAGTGGGCGGAGCGGGCCTTGAACCATCTGTCCCATGCCAGTGCCCATGACCCAACAGCCCTGGGGCCCGATCTGTTGCGGGCGGTGCGGTTGCGCCAAAGCCAAGCTTGGTTTCTGTTGGGGGAAGCCAATTGGCATTTGGGGCGCTCTGGTTTAGCCATCAGCCATTTGGAGCGGGCCCGGGCCACGGTTTGGAACTTCGAGCAACCCCAGTTGACGGTGCGGTTGTTGTCGCGGTTGCGGGAGGTTTATTTCCAGCAAACCCGCTACCTGGATGCGTTCCGAACGAAGCAAGAACTGCGGCGCGTGGAACACCAATGCAGTTGGTTAGCGTTTATTGGCGCGGGCCAACTGCAACCGCAACCGGCGGCCCTGGTGGACGATGGCATGGTGTTGCCGGTGGCGGCCCCGGAAATTGCCGCCTCTGGCCGCCAAAAAGATGTGGAAAATTTGATCGCTCGCTTGGCCCGGGCCGATCTGAAGCTCACGGTGGTGCATGGTCATTCGGGGGCGGGCAAGAGTTCGTTGCTGAAAGCCGGTTTGGTGCCGGAGTTGCATCGGCGGGCCTTGGGTGATCGGGATGTGTTGCCGGTGACGATCGAGGTTTATACGGACTGGATCGCAGCCACGGAAAATGCCCTTGATCGAGCGGCTGACCAAAAGGGTCTCGACAACGATCGCACCCTCACCACTTGGGACGACCTGGCGATCGAGGCAAATATTGCCCTGCCCAGTTTGGATCTGTCGGTCAACAGCCAAGGGCTGCGGTTGCGGGCCCTGCTCGATCGGCTTCAGCAGTTGAGCCAGCAAAACTTCGCCATCATTCTGATCTTTGACCAGTTTGAGGAATTGTTTTTCCACTGGCCCACGGTGGTCGATCGCCAGCCCTTCTTTGAGTTTCTGCGCGATTGCTTGAATGTGCCCTACGTCAAGCTCATCATCTCCATGCGGGAAGATTACCTGCACTTTCTGCTGGAGTGGGAACGGGCCACGGACTTGTCAATCATTGACGACAACGTGTTGGCCCGCCAGGTTCGCTATTACGTGGGAGACTTTTCGCCCGCCGATGCCCGTGCCACGATCCAAAGCCTCACGGAGCGATCGCGCCTGGGCCTGGAACCCGACCTGATTGATGCCCTGGTGGGCGAATTGGCCCGCGAAACCGGTGAAGTCAACCCGATCGAGCTGCAAGTGGTGGGGGCCCAACTCCAGGCCGATCGCATCGTCACCCTAGCCGAATACCAGCGGGAATATGGCTCCAAAGAAGTGCTCGTGGAGCGCTACTTGGAAAACACCATTCGCGACTGCGGCCCCGAAGGCGAAAACATCGCTCGCGAAGTGTTATTCCTGCTCACCGCCGAAAATGGCACTCGCCCCCTCAAAACCCGCACCGAGCTAGCCGTTGAACTGGGAGCTAGCGATGGGCAACTGGAACTGGTGTTGAACATTTTGTCCGGAGCCGGTTTGGTGGTCATGTTCCGGGAGTCCACCGCCGACTTTTATCAACTGGTGCATGACTACCTCGTCACCTTCATTCGCCAGCAACGCCAAGCCGACGAACGGGCCCGCTATCGTCTCACCCAGTCCCAACTAAACGCCATCCTCAAAAAACGAATTCAGGAACTCTATGCCGCTGGCGCAGTGCTCGGAATTTTGTTTTTGTCGTCCTCCAGTTTTGCGGTGTTGTTGGGGGCCGATGAAATCAGCGCCCAAATTGATGCCAGCACCGCCGTTTCGGAGGCCCTGATTGGTTCCAACCAGCCCTTTGAGGCCCTGCTCTCGGGTCTTCAGGCCTGGCAGCAACGGAGCCAACGTCAATGGCTGCTGTGGGCCAAACCCAACGCCCGCTTGGCCACGGAGCTGAAGGTGGGAGCCAGTTTGCAGCAGGCCCTCAAGCATGTGCGGGAGGTGAACCGCATTGAAGGGCGCTTGGGCCATGTGGAAATAGTTTGGGACGTGAGTTTCAGTCCCGATGGGCAATTTCTGGCCACGGCCAGCAGCGATCGCACCGTACGGTTGTGGCAGCGCAGCGGAGAACCCCTGGCGGACAACCAAGGGCGACCGATCGTGCTGAACCATGAAGGGGCCGTGACCAACGTGGTGTTCAGTCCCGATGGGGAATTTTTGGCCACCAGCACCGGCAAGCGGGGAACCGCTGGCAAATTGCGACTGTGGAACAGGGCGGGCAAATTGGTGCGGGAATTGGGTGAACATCCGGCCCGCATCAACAGCGCCGCCTTCAGTCCCGATGGGCAACTGATCGCCACGGCCAGCGACGATCGCACCGTGCGTCTGTGGAACCTTCAGGGTCAAGTGGTGCGCCAACTGACCACCCACGGCGGCCCCGTGCAATGGGCCAGCTTCAGCCCCGATGGGCAACTGATCGCCACGGCCAGTGACGATCGCACCATCAAGCTTTGGAACCTGGACGGCCAAGAACTCGCCACCCTTCGCGGCCATGGCAACAGCGTCATGAATGTGACCTTCAGCCCCGATGGTCAATTCCTCGCCTCCGCCAGCCTGGACAAAACCATCCGCATTTGGACCCGATCGGGCAAACCCGTGCGCATGTTATCGGGACACCGGGATGGTGTCTTAAGCGTGGCCTTCAGTCCCGATGGGCGCTATCTGGCTTCCACCAGTGAAGACAAAACCATTAAATACTGGACGTTTTGGGGCAACCTAGAACAAAACTTTGCTGGCCACACCGATCGGGTCACCAGCGTGGCCTTCAGTCCCGATGGGTCTACCCTGGTCACCAGCAGCTACGATCGCACCGTTCGGTTTTGGCGTTTGCAGCCGGAATCGATCACTCAAATCACGGCCCACACCGATCGCATCTATGGCGTAGACATCAGCCGCGATGGGCAAACCATCCTGTCCGCCAGCCGTGATCAACAGGTGAAACTGTGGGATCGCAACACCTACCGCCCCACCCACTTCCAGGATCCCGGCGGTGGGGTGCGAGTGGCCGCCTTCAGCCCCGACAGCCGTTGGGTTTTGGTGGGCAGCAACGATGGGCGGGTGCGGCTTTGGTCGCGATCGGGCCAACTGCAACGGGTCTTTGCCGATGAACTGGTGCTGCGGAACAACCCGATCGAATCCAACAATATTTCCAGCGTGGCCTTCAGTCCCGATGGCAAACTGATCGCCGCCACCTATCGCAGTGGTCGCGGTTACCTGTGGCAACCGGACGGCAAACAGGTGGCCGCCTTCAAGCTCACCTCCAGCGACGATCGCGCCAAACGACTCAACAGCATCACCTTCAGTCCCGATGGTCGCATCCTGGCCACGGGTGGAGATGATGCCCTGATTCGGCTTTGGACGTTGCAAGGGGAACCCATCCGCACCCTCGCGGGCCACAGCAGCTTTGTGAATGATGTCACCTTCAGTCCCGATGGGCGTTACATCGCTTCCGCTGGAGACGATAGCACCGTCCGCCTGTGGAGTGCCAACGGTTCCCTGCTGCAAGTGTTGGGCCATGGGGATGCGGTCAACAGCGTGCGGTTTAGCCCCAATGGTCAGTTTTTGGCCGCCGCCAGTTGGGATGGTTCCGTGACCCTTTGGAGTCTGGATGGCAAGATGATCAAGGTTTTTCGGGAGCACAAATCCGGCGTGGGCGGCGTGCGGTTCAGCCCCGATGGCAAGCTGTTGGTATCGGGAGGGTTTGATCAGCAGTTGGTGATTCGCGATTTGGACTTGGAAAACTTGCTCGATCGCAGTTGTCGTTGGCTTCAGGATTACCTGCGACCCAAGGGCGAAGCGGCGGGCAACTTGACGCAACTGGCGCGGGCCTGCCGCAATCGCTTTCGCCCCTAG
- the psb30 gene encoding photosystem II reaction center protein Ycf12/Psb30, translating into MEALTDAIGGINWLVVGQLTTLALLVIAGPVIVFILAFRGGNL; encoded by the coding sequence ATGGAAGCACTGACGGATGCGATCGGCGGCATTAACTGGTTGGTGGTGGGGCAACTGACCACGTTGGCACTTCTAGTGATTGCCGGCCCGGTGATTGTGTTTATTCTGGCCTTCCGGGGCGGCAACCTGTAG
- a CDS encoding DUF2103 domain-containing protein produces the protein MVWNHSTHLDGLIPILEKLTQVTGISTITPAVLSHGRSNSPQLQLKVSVPIRGGYKLIARKGKTIQEVFVITDLSAEELKQAIEQIVTR, from the coding sequence CTGGTTTGGAACCATTCCACTCATTTGGATGGGCTAATTCCGATTTTGGAAAAGCTAACCCAAGTGACGGGCATCAGCACCATCACGCCGGCCGTGCTCTCCCATGGTCGCAGCAACAGCCCCCAATTACAGCTCAAAGTTTCCGTACCGATCCGAGGCGGCTACAAGTTAATTGCACGCAAGGGCAAAACAATTCAAGAAGTCTTTGTGATCACGGATCTCAGTGCCGAAGAACTGAAGCAGGCGATCGAGCAAATTGTTACCCGTTAA
- a CDS encoding RNA polymerase sigma factor RpoD/SigA: MRKTLDFDTVRVYLQEIGRIPLLTTEQERELGAAIRAWQSLRDRDQPQSARAKAIARRGRQAKARLVAANLRLVVSIAKHYTGRGLDLLDLIQEGSLGLDRAAEKFDERLGYKFSTYATWWIRQAVARALANQSRTIRLPIQVNDRLRKVRKVTAQLSGQLGHPPTTAQVAAAMELTVTELQTLLAYGRPPKSLDAPLTNHCDSDHAIDLIPDASVNLDHVLDAVDDRAALVTLLGLLDQRERLVVMRRFGLIQGDARLAAIGADLNLTRERIRQIERTALSKMRAAAATMLP; this comes from the coding sequence ATGCGTAAAACCCTTGACTTTGACACGGTGCGCGTCTATTTGCAGGAAATTGGGCGAATTCCCCTCCTCACCACGGAACAGGAGCGAGAACTGGGTGCGGCCATTCGGGCTTGGCAATCCCTGCGCGATCGAGATCAGCCCCAGTCTGCGCGGGCCAAGGCGATCGCCCGGCGAGGGCGGCAGGCCAAGGCACGGCTGGTGGCGGCGAATTTGCGGCTGGTGGTGTCTATTGCCAAGCACTACACCGGTCGGGGCCTGGATTTGCTGGATCTGATTCAGGAGGGCAGCTTGGGGCTGGATCGCGCCGCTGAAAAATTTGATGAGCGCTTGGGCTACAAGTTCAGCACCTATGCCACTTGGTGGATTCGGCAGGCGGTGGCGCGGGCCTTGGCCAACCAAAGCCGGACGATTCGGCTACCGATTCAGGTGAACGATCGCCTGCGCAAGGTGCGGAAGGTGACGGCTCAACTGTCGGGGCAGTTGGGCCACCCGCCCACCACGGCACAGGTGGCGGCGGCGATGGAGCTGACGGTTACGGAATTGCAGACGTTGTTAGCCTATGGTCGGCCGCCCAAGAGTTTGGATGCGCCGCTGACGAATCATTGCGATTCTGACCATGCGATCGACCTGATTCCCGATGCCAGTGTGAATCTGGATCATGTGTTGGATGCGGTGGACGATCGCGCCGCTTTGGTGACCCTGCTGGGCCTGTTGGATCAACGGGAGCGACTGGTGGTGATGCGGCGGTTTGGCTTAATTCAAGGGGATGCCCGATTGGCGGCGATCGGGGCAGATTTGAACCTCACCCGGGAACGGATTCGCCAAATTGAACGGACTGCCCTTTCCAAGATGCGAGCTGCCGCCGCCACGATGCTGCCCTAG